Proteins found in one Vagococcus carniphilus genomic segment:
- a CDS encoding RidA family protein, whose product MSRKSYTGKEVSVSGPYSHAIDAGSHLFFSGQVAKNALDYEEVTGSIEEQTKQCFINLERVMKDAGVTFDDVVKANVYLTSMKNFQGMNGVYETMFSEPYPARTCVAVYELPLGADVEIEVVVYKK is encoded by the coding sequence ATGAGTCGAAAAAGTTATACAGGTAAAGAAGTCTCTGTTTCTGGACCTTATTCTCATGCGATTGATGCAGGAAGCCATCTCTTTTTCTCAGGTCAGGTTGCTAAAAATGCGCTTGATTATGAAGAGGTAACAGGAAGTATCGAAGAGCAGACTAAACAGTGTTTCATTAATTTAGAACGTGTCATGAAAGATGCTGGTGTGACATTTGATGACGTGGTAAAAGCTAATGTCTATCTAACAAGCATGAAGAACTTTCAAGGAATGAATGGCGTTTATGAAACGATGTTTAGTGAACCATATCCAGCAAGAACATGTGTCGCTGTGTATGAGTTGCCTTTAGGGGCAGACGTAGAGATAGAAGTAGTTGTTTATAAAAAATAA
- a CDS encoding MgtC/SapB family protein has protein sequence MTFWEIIQRLLLAVFMSGAIGFDREFKSRPAGIRTHILVCVGATVIALLQTEIYLQTITKIAENQELATVLRVDQTRLIAQVVSGIGFLGAGTIIVTKRAVAGLTTAASLWTVACLGLAVGMGYYQLALIGFVIIQGTLSLLTKVITVPSIKNLEVKYVHRVETKEFISEYFKQKKVEVNDINVSVEIQDSRRIYTNVYTIEIPKNFNVHELIEDLSGHENMIQIRLIDL, from the coding sequence ATGACTTTTTGGGAGATTATTCAACGCTTGTTATTGGCAGTGTTTATGTCAGGAGCCATCGGTTTTGATAGGGAGTTTAAAAGTAGACCAGCAGGAATCAGAACACATATTTTAGTGTGTGTAGGTGCTACGGTGATAGCTTTACTTCAAACAGAGATTTATCTGCAAACAATTACCAAAATTGCTGAAAATCAAGAATTAGCTACTGTTTTACGAGTTGATCAAACGAGGTTAATTGCTCAAGTTGTTAGTGGTATTGGTTTTCTAGGGGCAGGAACGATTATTGTCACAAAACGAGCAGTAGCAGGATTAACAACAGCCGCCTCTCTTTGGACAGTTGCTTGTTTAGGACTTGCGGTTGGTATGGGATATTATCAACTAGCCTTAATTGGTTTTGTTATTATTCAAGGGACACTATCTCTATTAACAAAAGTGATCACAGTCCCCTCAATCAAAAACTTAGAAGTTAAATATGTTCATAGAGTGGAGACCAAAGAGTTTATTTCAGAATATTTTAAACAAAAGAAAGTTGAAGTAAATGATATTAATGTGTCAGTTGAAATACAGGATAGTCGCCGAATTTATACCAATGTTTACACCATTGAAATCCCTAAAAATTTTAATGTGCATGAATTAATTGAAGATTTATCAGGGCATGAAAATATGATTCAAATTAGATTAATTGATTTATAG